The proteins below come from a single Hemitrygon akajei chromosome 2, sHemAka1.3, whole genome shotgun sequence genomic window:
- the LOC140719825 gene encoding heme-binding protein 2-like, whose translation MSTDRVGIMLPLLLWTLPLLCQGVAAQWSRTPLTCTDASECPSYITVCRNLDYETRAYAPTVWVGTQVLPTEGRYQSVQRLREYFNKKNRPVIQIERTAPTLTMYQTVNDVPRPIAVFTYLPRRFLFNPPIPRDELVYLTLSPARTVFVRLASPFLFNIERTSQELFEDLLRQAEAFAQDSFYVAEYSSPLRLFGRRNEVWYLALGIGRCDPGPGRPSSRL comes from the exons GGTGGGCATTATGCTGCCTCTGCTGCTGTGGACTTTGCCCCTCCTGTGTCAGGGGGTCGCGGCACAGTG GAGCCGGACGCCGCTCACCTGTACCGACGCTTCCGAATGCCCTTCCTACATTACCGTGTGTCGGAACCTGGACTACGAG ACTCGTGCCTACGCGCCCACTGTCTGGGTGGGCACACAGGTTTTGCCCACCGAGGGAAGGTACCAATCCGTCCAGCGACTGAGGGAGTACTTCAACAAGAAAAACAGACCGG TGATTCAGATCGAACGGACCGCGCCCACTCTCACCATGTACCAAACCGTGAACGACGTTCCCAGACCTATCGCTGTGTTCACCTACCTCCCCCGCCGGTTCCTCTTCAACCCGCCCATTCCTCGGGACGAGCTC GTCTACCTGACCCTGTCTCCGGCCCGGACTGTGTTCGTGCGGTTGGCCAGTCCCTTCCTGTTCAACATAGAGCGCACGTCCCAGGAGCTGTTCGAGGACCTGCTGAGGCAAGCGGAGGCCTTCGCCCAGGACAGTTTCTACGTGGCCGAGTACAGCAG CCCACTCCGCCTCTTTGGACGACGTAACGAGGTGTGGTACCTGGCCCTGGGAATAGGCCGGTGTGACCCGGGCCCCGGGAGACCCTCGTCGCGGCTGTGA